Below is a genomic region from Culicoides brevitarsis isolate CSIRO-B50_1 chromosome 2, AGI_CSIRO_Cbre_v1, whole genome shotgun sequence.
AAGACAATCGTCTCCCCATAATTCTTTATCTCTgtgaagtttaaaaatattcaaaaccaAAATGGTATCTTTCGGAAAAACGTAGTCTCCGACATCGAGATCCGACATATTTTGTCGTGCCGAAACAGGAATCGGAGGGAAAAGACGCATTGTTTCTTTTATAACCATGTCCAaatatgtgagtttttttatgttttcggGAGTTAGTTCCATTTTTTCGTCtggaaacttttttataagctcatcaaaacatttttcttgaatcTCTGGATGCATTGCAAGTGCTAAGAGACAATATCCTAAAGCAGATGCTGTTGTTTCGAAACCTCCAACAAGAATATTTGTTAGATTTTCAATGATTTGTATATCACTCAAGTGTTTGCCATTCACTTTCATTGTTACCAACTTATCTAATAcattattagatttttcaaTATCGTCATTTTCTAAAATCTCAGAGCGTTTTGccgtaatgaatttttgtaatgaTGAATAGATTGCGTGCCGAATTTGCCTGTCTCGTTTGTACAATCTAGtcattttataaatcaaacCTAAATGAAGGAGAGCATTAATAATGCGCTGACAAACAATATCCTCGAGtctgcaataaataaaaaaagaagtaaaatatacttgaaatgaatttaattaaccaACTCTTCTAACTCATGTGATCCAAAGTCACCGTCAATTActtcgttaaaaattgtttcgctaattgaagcaaaaatagCCTTTGAAATCACTTCATGTATATCAAATGGCTTTTGATTAATATACTTTTCCAACTCATTCgttataaatttgtaatttttatcaaacgtAGGAATGAGACCATTGATAACTTGTTGATTAAAAGTGCAATTCAAGCCTTTTCGTAATGGTCGCCAAAAGTTAACTACATACATAGATTAAATCAATGAAATT
It encodes:
- the LOC134829209 gene encoding probable cytochrome P450 313a4, which encodes MKVNGKHLSDIQIIENLTNILVGGFETTASALGYCLLALAMHPEIQEKCFDELIKKFPDEKMELTPENIKKLTYLDMVIKETMRLFPPIPVSARQNMSDLDVGDYVFPKDTILVLNIFKLHRDKELWGDDCLQFNPEHFSPENIAKRHIFAFLPFTAGNRNCIGGRYALTSLKVGLAHILRQYKFSTPLKMNDLVFKLSITLKITNGFMVQLSKRTKDEHV